The DNA region ACACTGAACTCAGTGTGATTTAGTTCTGATCAGACATTTGTAAGAATGCATGTTGATCTTCTATTAGTCTAGCATTCTGCCTACAGTTTCAATAGCAGTTTAAAATTGTCCTGTGCTGCATAAGGTTTAATTAAATAAACTCTTAATTTTAATTATGCTATCCATATGCAGAATGTACAGTATTTTCTGGTAAATGAAAAGAATTGTGCTAGGTTTTACAAGTTACATAGAATGTAATTAAGTATATTGATTTCAAGGGCTTATGGTTTGGATTCAATTCTGGCCTTTTTGTGTAAGATTGATGTTGAACTACTTATTAACTCTGCCTCTTGTAAGTCTCTTTGTCTAGCTTTTGCTAAATTCTGCATCTTCCCAGTTCCCAAGATTCTACATGATCAGAGCCTGTTATTTGAAATCAGAGCCCCTGAAATGGAGCAAGGTCTTAAAGAAAGTGATTGATAGCTAAGATGCTATATTTCCTcttgaaatgaaataaacaagCATCTTGTATCTCTTATTAACCCTCTCACTGGCTCTCAGTTCTGTGTTTTCTTCTGTCATTGAAACAATGTAGAGAATGATAGTTGGCTGTGATGTCTACCTGAAAAGTCTAAAAAGTATGCTTCATTTCACTAACAGAATTGTCTTTAAAGTCATAACTACAATAATTGAAAAGGACCTTTTccgcagagaaaaaaaatacataagtgGATTCTTGTACTATAACTCTGAATTTGTAGCCTTCTATGTTTATATCTTGGATACTGGTAAAGTTCAATTTTCTGTACCACTCTGCTCTTTGAATTGTCTTGATTGAGTTGTATAATATTTtgattccttttttctcctttatagGTTCCTGAACTAGCTGGGTTTTGGCTCCTGAGTCTCCTTTTGCAAGTGCCCCTAATTCTTTTCCTACTTTTAAATGAAGGGCTAAGGATTCAACCTTTGGAACGAGCAGTCAATATCATTTTTGTAGTATTTCTTGTCTTCCAAGTTGTTACTGCATTCCTTGCTCTCAAAAGAATGGTGAACCAACTGGCAACTCGTTTCCATCTTCATGAGTTTGACCGGTTAGATGTTCATCTTCCCTCTGATAACTTAGCTTGCCAGGCAAGGAGACTGGAAGCTGCAGGGATTATGGAACAACAAGTGGGAGAACTTCATTCAACAAGTGGTGTTGGAAATCTGCAGTGAGAACCTGATGGTAAGAAGAGCAACCCCACCAGTGAAGCTCCTCTGCTTGTTGCCTTAACTATAGGAGTTTTAGAGGATTTGATTTAGAAATTCACTTAGTTCTGGGTAGCGCAAACATAGTGGAGTGATATCAACGAGATACTCACTGTGGACTGATTCAGATGCCGTCGAAAATGTTAGAAAATATTGTCATTGGGTAGTACAGTGgttcgggggagggccttctccgtggctgctccggccctctggaacgatctccccgtggagatccggactctCAGCACCTttccagctttccgcaaagccactaagacctggctgttccggcaggcctggggctgatgagtttccagccccacttgaattgttgcgactgttgctgttttttactttgtttgtctttgtcctatttgtatccccttcccccccttggttgttagccaccctgagtccctcgggagtagggcggcatacaaattaaataaacattccaaacaaacattccaaacattcatcTTTTGCAAGTGTGATTCTTGAGGGGATTAGTCTTCTACTCATTTCTGCATATATTATTTATGAAATCTGTATTGTAATGATCTTCATCTGTTGTTTTTCAACATGtatgttttgacctaggcttcttgATACAGTATAAAGCACACACTTGGTCCCccaaacattttatttcaaaggctgtaaattatgttcattcacagacCATAATGAGTctcaaatagttgtaaagagtcctacagtaggctgccaaagtcccccgggataaggctgataagcacccacctttatcttccttgaaaatgctgccaaagacttaattggcaattagcttggccaggccacacggagcaaagagttaaaatggagcttcagaaggtaaactgaccagcatgaacgatgttgcttcctgcaaagggtAGCTTGCCTTTGGTttagttggtttggtttggtttggtttattggatttatatgctgcccttctcccaaggactcagggcggcgtacaacattaaaaaaaacacatattacaaagttaaaaacaaattagatagagtatccaaaaacaaacccaattaagattaacaataacatttttaaaaaattcgattaaaattaacaatattcaatcattattttattttgttcaggccaggctggcttgctggaaaagccaactttttagggcgcgtcagaaggaccagaggtcggggattatacgaagctccgggggcagctcattccagagggaaggcgctcccacagagaaggctctcccctgggggtcactagctgacactgtctggccgacggcaccctgaaaaggccaactctgtgggatcgcactggacagtgggaggctaccggtggcagtagatgGTCTCGCAGGtttcctgggcctaagccatggagcgctttaaaggtcataattagtaccttgaatcgcacccggaagacaaccggcaaacagtgcaggccgcctaaaagaggtgcaacatgggagcacctagatgCCCCCATGATAATCTGCGCAGCcgtattctggaccagttgaagcctctgggtgctcttcaaggacagccccatgtagagagtgttacagtagttcaggtgagaaaggacaagggcatgagtgactgtgcacagagcatcctgatccaggaaggggtgcaactgacatactggtgaacctggtaaaaggccccctggtcacggccgtcaggtgttcttctaaactaagctgtgcattcaggaggactcccagattgcaggccctcttTGAGGGGGCtaaagtttctccccctatcatcaaagatggaacaagatgcacaaatcgggatgatggaaaccacagccactcagtcttggagggattgagcttgagcctgttcctccccatccagatccgcacagcctccaggcatcaggacatcacatcgagggcatcgtttggatggtttggggtagagatgaaaagttgggtatcatcagcatattgatgataccgtaccccaaaaccacggatgatctcacctagtggtttcatatatatgttgaacagggggggtgagagaaccgacccctggggcaccccaccaAGTGACGTGCctcagggtcgatccctgccctccagtcaacacaaactgcgaccaatccgacggtgccccccactccaaACCCCCCCCCGAgtcgtcacagtaggataccatggtcgatggtatcgaaagccgctgagagatctAATAGgatcaggacagaggagcagcccctgtcccgggcccaccagagatcatcaaccaatgtgACCAATGCTGTTTCCGTGCtttatccgggcctgaaacccgactgaaacccATCCAGGTAGATAGGTTCATCAGGTACttgggaagctgacgtgctactgcGCTCttgacaaccttcgctacaaagcgaaggttggagaccggatgatagttggctaaagaagctgggtccagggaaggcttcttaaggaggggccctACCAtcgcctccttcaaggtggtgggaaagaacccctctctcaacgaagcgttgataattgcctggagccagcctcttGTCACCTCccggaagccgagactaaccaagggggacatgggtccagcacacaagtggcagcactgagtctccccataatcctgttcATGCcctgggggtcacagggtcaaactcatcccagatggtctccacaagattcatccccgtcgactcgcccgaatctacccagtcagagtccaagcctgtctggatctgaccgattttatcctgcagatactgaacaaattcttcagctctATCTGCAAGGGGtcctttcccagttccttggttgcgtaaggagcgggtcaccctaaacaggggggctgggcagttatctgtggaCGCGATAAGaacggaaaaatgttgccgttttgctgcttttgctcctcctttatgtcctatgggaagggccaatcacctccaagccttattccTGAGTCattccttctgtcttaactgttcttgccttctggcagttctgtgcattCACGCACTGGGAaccaactctggaggctctggaggcagcacataactcccagatggccctggccccctctctgacttcgacacaaagccctcatccaagccttctccagactccaggactggtccatgttcctccccaacctccttgctgtctgactctgctgctagctccaCAGGCCGCCAGCAAACCACAACAATGTATTTATATCCAGACATTTTTCAGTTTGAATAAGCTTTCAGGTTTCACAATCCTTTATGGACACCAGAAAAATGATTAATAGTGTGAGGATTTCTATAACCTAAAACTGTTAAAAATATGAAAGCCTTTATGaccttaaaataatttaaataggaacaaataaaccaaaaataTGGCTTAaagcaaaaatatgtttttacattttttctgaaattagcaccctctttttaaaaataaacacacatcTCCCTGACTCGCGGAGGGaataagaaaaagggaaaaaaaaccaggcaaaTTCTCACTTTCTTCTGACTCAAACTTGCTAGCTTATCAGGAGGGTTGCCAACGATGAAAATATGATGTTTGTTACAAAATTTAGCAGAAATACGATAATAACACTTTTAACATGTCAAAATATGGACCGTTCAGGCAAAATAAAAAGCATCTAATTATCTAACCAGATTACTCTAAAACttaaaacatgtttatttataAATTCAAATAAAGGTTCCAGGAAAAAAATCTGACATGTTAGAGAAATCCTAGCCCTAGTGGCTAaagttttttaaacaaaattgtttttattttgagaTATGTTTTTAAAAGATTCTATGGTATTCTTTTGTAaacaataaacttttaaaaaacattctttAGTATATTCTAGTTTTAACCTTTTAAAAACACACTAGCAATCACTGAAGAtgctacaaaaattaaaatatctccTAGTGTTTATTTTCCAGAAAGGAGGAAAGTATCATCCCTTCCGTATAATTTAAAATAGACTAGTTTTAAGCAATTTATATAAAGTGAAGGCAAGATCTattcatatactgtacatagtGTTATGATCCATATACAAGGAATAATAGCTCTACTATTTTCTAATAGAGTGCAACgtatttaaaagaaatgttttgcaAAATGAACATAATAACtacttaaaaagttaaaaacattcaCATTCCACTTTGTTACAAAAATCAGAATGCTGGGAGAAGCAGATGAGGTAGAATGCCCAAAATTTGACCCTATGAAAATAGTGGCTAAGCAAGCAAACTAGCTAAGATAAGGATGTTAACTTTGAAATCAGACAAGAACCGGATGACAGCAACCAGAGATAACAAAGTTAGCTGCCATGCAGCAAGTCATGTTTGACTTACTAACCTATTGCcaagaaaagaacagctgaggTGACATATGATGAAATGCTGGCAAAGGATAAAAGGCAGAGCTATAGGGGTTTCTGTGAGAAAATCTTTATTTGGGCATGTTGCCATCAATGTATGCCAAGCACTCCTGTCTTCCACAAACCCCATGCATTACCTGGCCAAACTCTCagtttgagagtttgtttgagatgAGAGGGGCAGTCCTCTCCCTCCCACTGGGAGCCACAATcctgctcccctcccctttcctcctcctctcccctttctttgccggcGGTCGCCTCACCCTctaccactgtgtccgacaggccaggttCTCACGTTTATGTCCTCCATAAAGgcaagacgcctggcctgttggacacagcggtggggtcggaggaggtggggggtgagGCAGCAGAGTGTGGcagtggcagggacgttctcgccgcggTGTCCAACCAGGCCAGGCATCTCACTTTTATGTCCACCAATAAACGCAAGACGCCTGGCCTGTGGACACAGCGGTGGGATGTTGCTTCTTGccactgccgcgctcttgcctcaccaaccataatctcaccgcacgtcactggtaataTCAACTGAGTCTATGCCTATATCTATGTGAGGGTGtgggtgtatgtgtatgtgtgcatgtatggtgTAATGCTTAATGAATTGTAATAAAGCTTTATAGGTTAGAGAGACTGCATCTTCTAGAGCAAGCgtttgtcaaactcgatttcatccgAGGGCCCATTAGGATTGTTGTTTGCCCTTGGGGGATGTGGTGGTGGTGGCCAGAGTAGGCGTGGTCAGCTCCCATGCCACTCATTTGGGGGCCTCCTGTGGTGGCCATGAGTCTTTGCCAGTGAAACGAGCTCccgaagctctgttttcagctgagaCAGCCTCCGGCAACCCTCTGCCACCAAAATGGAGCTCATGCAGCCCTCCTGATCTCAGTTTTTGTTGCAACAATGGGAAAATTTTGAAGTAGGCACCATGAAATTTGCAAATGATCTGGCTGCTCTAAGTCTTCAAAATGAATGCATTGTTCGCACACATGCATATTGTAAAACTCCTGTGTTCAGATCTCTTGTTCAAGCCCTATTCTGGCATATAAGAACTTTAGTAATTTTTTATGCTGAGAACAGAAAGAGTGTCTCAAATTCAAAGTAACAGTTCAAGTTCTCAAACTTGTTCAAGTGGAAGACTGATAATGATGTATCAAGTAGAATATCTTGGTGTGTTACTTTATTCAGTATGTAATATATAAAAGATTTTGCTCTTTTTGAAAATACAATCTGCTGTTTATGTTATAGTAACCATATTTTGGAGTCAAAATTGTGAATTTAGAATTGTATAAAAATCCAGATGCCATCTAGAGGTTATTCAGATTTTGGTAGCCCAGATTTATTAGCCCCATGTTTGCACAATTAACATCCACAATCTTTACTCCAACAAGGATGAATTTTCTGATAAATCTATATCATATATTGTATATGGCTTTCTTCACATCTTTCTACACCTTCTACCAGTTGTGTCCCATATCCTCCTCTATAAGATTGACTGATATTTCCTGTTGATTGAAAACTGTCCAGAAACTTCAAGCGTTCAATAGATTCAGGGTGTGATACTCAGCTTGTTTTCATGGGCTTCTCTCCTTGCAGAGGAGTATACCTATTCTTTGTTTCTTGATCCTCAGCTGTCAGATTCATAGGAGAGGAGCACATTTGCACAAATAGGGCTACCGCAGTGGAACCACTAGATCCCAGCTTCCTCCTCAAACAGTTTATATTAGAACATCTGCACTGGTTGTCAGCTGTTTACAGATGCTACTTTAACATTTAAAGAATTATAGCAGAACAGCCTGAGAGATCACGCCTCTTGTTCTAAATCTGTCCAAGAACTGTAGGAGAGTCTACTGAAAACATCCTGGTTCTTTTGAATAATTACCAcatatagaatacaatatatcCATTATAAACCTCCAACAAGTAGAAGAGTAAAACAATATTCAACAATTTACCAATCAAAGTCAAAGTTTTAAATGCGAAGGACACATCAAAGCTTATTAGAATGGGCAGGTATGAtagatacaaatattttttttactggatAATTTGCTGGTTGTTCAAAAGTGCAATTATAGTTGTAATTGCTGTTATAAATTATATACCACCAAATCAAAACTCTTCAGTTGACACTAGTAAAATATATATCATTCAAAAATCAAATTCcaacaaaatacatttttctattaaaaaaacaaaattaaaaaccatTCTCCATTAGGATAACCACTTAAGATGTGCAGATTCTAGTTGATGGTGTTTTGACACACTTTTGTTTCAGTGTGTCAAAAACTTGAAAAATGCCTAACTTGACTCTGCTGGTGTACACACGCGTGCGCGCACACGGAACAAAAGAGAACAATCTTCCATCTCCTCTCCCTCCAATCTAAGTCACCTTGAATGGCACTCAATGGCAGCAGTGAGGCTGGGACTGAAGTAGACAGGTAGGCCTGAAATAAAGCTGGGCCTCAACTTCAAAGCTGTCGCCAGTGCTGCTGCTCAAAAGGCCACCTCGCATCAT from Thamnophis elegans isolate rThaEle1 chromosome 3, rThaEle1.pri, whole genome shotgun sequence includes:
- the TMEM17 gene encoding transmembrane protein 17; its protein translation is MSLPEPVRRRLSSFSRTVFTDNNRTVPESRGDANHIDNEIISSLPLQMSLYFNFWFFPFWWASSVAMLQLKYSVLPDYYKFILVTSIILTSLIEVIRLYLGYMGNLQEKVPELAGFWLLSLLLQVPLILFLLLNEGLRIQPLERAVNIIFVVFLVFQVVTAFLALKRMVNQLATRFHLHEFDRLDVHLPSDNLACQARRLEAAGIMEQQVGELHSTSGVGNLQ